Proteins encoded in a region of the Triticum dicoccoides isolate Atlit2015 ecotype Zavitan chromosome 3A, WEW_v2.0, whole genome shotgun sequence genome:
- the LOC119271040 gene encoding uncharacterized protein LOC119271040, with the protein MQPAQPSCGSRREGRGAPARAAPLPRCNHHRLLVLVVIVYLVGGSDVLLLAAAAPARRLGAAESVAYDVGSRPVPEVVAAASSPSSTPAAVGFADDKRPVPSCPDALHNR; encoded by the coding sequence ATGCAACCGGCGCAGCCTTCGTGTGGCAGCCGGAGAGAAGGGAGAGGAGCCCCTGCCCGGGCGGCGCCACTCCCACGCTgcaaccaccaccggctgctcgtgCTCGTCGTCATCGTCTACCTGGTAGGCGGCAGCGACGTTCTTCTTCTAGCCGCTGCGGCGCCGGCCCGCCGTCTGGGAGCAGCGGAATCCGTGGCGTACGACGTCGGCTCACGGCCGGTACCGGAAGTGGTTGCTgcggcgagctcgccgtcgtcgacgCCTGCCGCCGTGGGGTTCGCCGATGACAAGCGGCCGGTCCCGAGCTGCCCCGACGCCCTCCACAACAGGTAG